A region from the Candidatus Goldiibacteriota bacterium HGW-Goldbacteria-1 genome encodes:
- a CDS encoding 23S rRNA (guanosine(2251)-2'-O)-methyltransferase RlmB: MWVYGRNVIREVIKNDRKIYELVVLKDAEKMSDVIEEVRQTGAKITITDKKNLEKITGTDKHQGVAASIEGLKAWGIDEFLRKHAGEENITVAVLDSIEDPHNLGAIIRSCEVFGVCGIIVTSKRQSPVNDAAYKVSAGAAEYIEMVVVSNINNALEILKKNGFWIYGLDLKGDKFIDETDFDKKTAFVLGNEGAGMRELVKKNCDFLVKIKQKGRIDSLNVSNAAAVVFYERMRKIGG; the protein is encoded by the coding sequence ATGTGGGTATACGGCAGAAATGTTATAAGAGAAGTAATAAAAAATGACAGAAAAATATATGAACTTGTTGTCTTGAAAGACGCGGAGAAGATGTCGGATGTAATTGAAGAGGTAAGGCAAACAGGCGCGAAAATAACAATAACTGACAAAAAGAACCTTGAAAAGATAACAGGCACAGACAAGCACCAGGGAGTTGCCGCTTCAATAGAAGGGTTAAAAGCGTGGGGCATTGACGAATTTTTACGAAAACACGCGGGAGAAGAGAATATAACAGTGGCTGTGCTGGATTCCATAGAAGACCCGCACAACCTTGGAGCTATAATTAGAAGTTGCGAAGTTTTTGGTGTCTGTGGTATAATTGTGACTTCAAAAAGGCAGTCGCCGGTGAATGATGCTGCTTATAAAGTTTCAGCCGGTGCAGCGGAATATATAGAAATGGTGGTTGTAAGCAATATTAACAACGCTCTTGAGATTTTAAAAAAGAATGGTTTCTGGATTTATGGCCTTGATTTAAAAGGCGATAAATTTATAGATGAAACAGATTTTGACAAGAAGACAGCTTTTGTCCTGGGCAATGAAGGCGCAGGAATGAGAGAACTGGTAAAGAAAAACTGCGACTTTCTTGTTAAAATAAAACAGAAAGGCAGAATTGACTCTTTAAACGTGTCAAACGCCGCCGCTGTTGTTTTCTATGAACGGATGAGGAAGATCGGCGGCTGA